A window from Thiohalomonas denitrificans encodes these proteins:
- a CDS encoding ABC transporter substrate-binding protein, with protein MFDRCLFASLLAAVLWSGSATTPAVAEPTCPRIISQSPYITHSLKWLNLDHCIVGVSRYDPLDRPPTGGVLDPDSAAIAELTPDLMLTSDWISAGKWQAAAPAGARALRLEGFGSMTEIETNLYRISEAAGVENGGSRSRRFARDWRKAAARVRGRGRALVVSACRGVPYSFGKATYLYDLFTAAGFDVVETHEKIRHIKSGEPHESLAELLAAFSPDWLFVLTRRNGEQCAALKPRSGINVVGLDGESFFHPAPTLLKGLEQLAEQRERWHYTGQAQ; from the coding sequence ATGTTCGACAGGTGTTTGTTCGCTTCGCTGCTGGCTGCAGTGCTGTGGTCGGGGTCGGCAACGACCCCGGCTGTCGCCGAACCGACATGCCCGCGCATCATCAGCCAGTCACCCTATATCACGCATTCCCTGAAGTGGCTGAACCTCGACCACTGCATCGTCGGCGTGAGCCGCTACGACCCGCTGGACCGACCACCGACCGGCGGCGTGCTGGACCCGGACAGCGCAGCGATTGCCGAACTGACCCCGGACCTGATGCTCACCTCCGACTGGATCAGTGCCGGGAAGTGGCAGGCCGCAGCCCCCGCCGGGGCCCGCGCCCTGCGCCTGGAGGGCTTCGGCTCCATGACGGAGATCGAAACCAACCTGTATCGCATCAGCGAGGCGGCGGGGGTGGAGAATGGAGGGAGCCGGTCCCGGCGTTTCGCCCGGGACTGGCGTAAGGCGGCGGCCAGGGTCCGGGGTCGCGGCCGGGCGCTGGTGGTCTCCGCCTGCCGCGGTGTGCCCTACTCCTTCGGCAAAGCCACCTATCTTTACGATCTGTTTACCGCCGCCGGTTTCGATGTGGTGGAAACGCACGAAAAGATCCGCCACATCAAGAGCGGCGAGCCCCATGAGAGCCTGGCTGAACTGCTGGCGGCGTTCAGCCCCGACTGGCTGTTTGTACTGACCCGCCGCAATGGGGAGCAGTGTGCCGCCCTCAAGCCGCGAAGCGGCATCAATGTGGTCGGACTGGATGGCGAATCGTTTTTCCATCCGGCACCAACCCTGCTGAAAGGTCTGGAACAACTGGCCGAGCAGCGCGAACGCTGGCATTACACAGGGCAAGCACAATGA
- a CDS encoding energy transducer TonB, whose product MRSGVWRISIALLVSGLVHGLVVATGTPSPRPHLHQTGKLSLLLVSAEGPDEPAAEPLAETSPAPQPAVSGPPEQPAPARPPPRPKPEPEPEPKPKPEPEPRPEPESEPEPVRQAVDNKPAEVAGATVTASPEKAVAAPRDASARGVNPAPQPAPGARHAVQTRLEEELAEHFHYPLLARRRGWEGEVMLALRITSHGQVDSIEIANSSGHKVLDRAALDAMAKVSRIPGTEYWLNGSELHLQLPIIYQLREG is encoded by the coding sequence ATGAGATCGGGCGTATGGCGAATCTCCATAGCGCTGCTGGTCTCGGGCCTGGTCCATGGACTGGTAGTGGCCACCGGCACGCCGTCGCCAAGACCGCACCTCCACCAAACGGGAAAACTGTCGCTGCTTCTGGTTTCTGCCGAAGGTCCGGATGAGCCTGCCGCTGAACCCCTTGCGGAGACCTCCCCCGCGCCACAGCCGGCCGTCTCCGGCCCGCCCGAACAACCGGCGCCGGCCAGGCCGCCGCCCCGGCCCAAACCGGAACCCGAACCGGAACCGAAGCCGAAGCCTGAGCCTGAGCCCAGACCGGAACCGGAATCGGAGCCGGAGCCGGTTCGGCAAGCAGTCGACAACAAGCCGGCCGAGGTGGCCGGAGCGACGGTAACCGCTTCCCCCGAAAAAGCGGTAGCCGCCCCGCGAGACGCCTCTGCCCGGGGAGTGAACCCGGCGCCCCAGCCGGCCCCGGGGGCACGTCACGCCGTACAGACCCGGCTCGAAGAGGAGTTGGCGGAACACTTCCACTACCCCCTCCTGGCCCGCCGCCGCGGCTGGGAAGGGGAGGTGATGCTCGCCCTGCGCATCACTTCGCACGGACAGGTGGATTCTATCGAGATCGCGAACAGTTCAGGCCATAAAGTACTCGACCGCGCCGCACTGGATGCGATGGCAAAGGTGTCCCGGATACCCGGCACCGAGTATTGGCTGAACGGGAGCGAGCTGCACCTGCAGCTGCCAATCATTTACCAATTGAGGGAGGGCTGA
- a CDS encoding TonB-dependent receptor domain-containing protein, with protein sequence MNNRILPLAAMLAVPMAIQAEESLSPVVVTATRTAQTVDETLASVTVITREEIEQLQPAQLTDLLRNRAGITVSDNGPFGKASSVYMRGTNSDHTLLLIDGVRMGSATFGGASWQFLPPSEIERIEIVRGPRASVYGADAIGGVIQVFTRQGSEEPARLNAHARIGEFNTREFGAGVQGGTKQTSYSLSASHQETDGINIEDDSGDDGRDGYRNDSLSWSITHRLENATELFTSGLYSKGETDFDDNEYEGWAYLGPYDSAHYDFEHAAARAGLRGSLTDSWFSEFSLAHSRDESDVYYESVFDSRFDTDRVMVDWRNDVALGTSTLLTLGLDWYEDRVSSTTDFDETNRYNRGIYQILQTDLGRHSLQGSLRYDDNEAYGSQTTGQAAWGYALTNVLRSRISYGTAFKAPSFNDLYWPGAGNPELEPEESETVEAGLRYAQGSFHWEASLFQTEVEDLIAWACSLNCDDGDWSTDIWLPQNVHQARIQGLELETGIRHNGWDAKASLSLIDAEDRNTGKELARRPRQTLRLDLDHRIQKFSVGGSVIARGRSYDDPENSVRLAGYSLLNLRTAWHASPDWTVRLSLDNALDKEYETASGYNQPGRAAFLSVRYQQ encoded by the coding sequence GACCCTCGCCTCCGTGACCGTGATTACCCGGGAAGAGATTGAGCAGTTGCAACCGGCTCAGCTTACCGACCTGTTGCGAAATCGCGCCGGGATTACCGTCAGCGACAACGGTCCGTTCGGCAAGGCCTCCAGCGTCTATATGCGCGGCACCAACTCCGACCATACCCTGCTCCTCATCGACGGGGTACGCATGGGTTCGGCCACATTCGGCGGCGCATCGTGGCAGTTCCTGCCCCCTTCCGAGATCGAGCGCATCGAGATCGTGCGCGGTCCGCGGGCCAGTGTCTACGGAGCCGATGCCATCGGCGGCGTCATCCAGGTCTTCACCCGCCAGGGCAGCGAGGAACCGGCACGCCTCAACGCCCATGCCCGAATCGGCGAGTTCAATACCCGCGAGTTTGGTGCCGGTGTGCAGGGTGGCACCAAACAGACCTCCTACAGCCTCTCCGCCAGCCACCAGGAGACCGACGGCATCAATATCGAAGATGATTCCGGCGATGATGGGCGGGACGGCTACCGCAACGATTCCCTCTCCTGGAGCATTACCCACCGGCTGGAGAATGCAACGGAGCTCTTTACCAGCGGGCTGTATTCAAAAGGCGAGACCGACTTTGATGACAACGAATATGAGGGCTGGGCATATTTAGGGCCATACGACTCCGCGCATTACGACTTCGAACATGCTGCTGCCCGAGCCGGGCTACGCGGCAGCCTGACGGACAGCTGGTTCAGCGAATTCTCGCTGGCCCATAGTCGTGACGAATCGGATGTTTATTACGAATCGGTATTCGACTCCCGTTTCGATACCGATCGCGTCATGGTTGACTGGCGCAATGACGTCGCCCTCGGCACTTCGACTCTGCTGACGCTGGGGCTGGACTGGTACGAGGATCGGGTCTCCAGCACCACCGATTTTGACGAGACCAACCGCTATAACCGGGGCATCTACCAGATCCTGCAAACCGACCTGGGGCGCCACAGCCTGCAGGGCAGTCTGCGCTACGATGACAACGAGGCCTATGGCAGCCAAACCACCGGCCAGGCGGCATGGGGATACGCACTTACCAACGTCCTGCGTAGCAGAATCAGTTACGGCACTGCCTTCAAGGCGCCGAGCTTCAATGACTTGTATTGGCCCGGCGCCGGCAATCCGGAGCTCGAACCGGAAGAATCGGAAACAGTGGAGGCCGGCCTTCGCTATGCACAAGGCAGCTTCCATTGGGAGGCCTCCCTTTTCCAGACCGAGGTGGAGGATCTGATTGCCTGGGCCTGTAGTCTCAACTGTGACGATGGTGACTGGAGCACCGACATCTGGCTACCGCAAAATGTCCACCAGGCACGCATCCAGGGTCTGGAACTGGAGACCGGCATACGCCACAACGGCTGGGATGCCAAGGCCTCGTTGTCACTCATTGACGCCGAGGATCGCAATACCGGCAAAGAACTGGCCCGCCGACCGAGACAGACCCTACGCCTTGACCTCGATCACCGCATTCAAAAGTTCAGCGTAGGCGGCAGTGTCATCGCACGGGGCCGCAGCTATGACGATCCGGAAAACAGCGTTCGCCTGGCCGGCTACTCACTGCTGAACCTGCGGACCGCCTGGCATGCATCGCCGGACTGGACCGTCCGCCTCAGCCTCGACAATGCGCTGGACAAGGAGTACGAGACCGCAAGCGGCTATAACCAGCCCGGCCGTGCCGCCTTCCTCTCCGTCCGTTATCAGCAGTAA